From the Ralstonia wenshanensis genome, the window CTTGGAGACGAACGCGAGGATGTCGCCTGTCTCCGGCTCGATCGCCACCAGTGCGCCCCGGCGGTTGCCAAAAAGCTGCTCGGCGAGCCGCTGCAGGTTGATGTCGAGCGACAGGATCAGGTTGTTGCCCGGCGTTGCCTGCGAGGTCGACAGCGTACGGATGGGCCGGCCGCCCGCGCTCACTTCCACCTCTTCGTAGCCAGTCAGGCCGTGCAGCTCAGTCTCGTAGCTCTGCTCGATGCCGACCTTGCCGATGTATTCCGTGCCGCTGTAGTTGTTGGAATCCTTGCGCGGGTCGTACGCCACGCCGGGCTGGCTGTTGGCATCGCTCATGTTGTCGATGCGGTCCAGGTCGCGCTCGGAAATCCGGCCGATGTAGCCGATCACGTGCGACGCCGATTCGCCCAGCGGGTATTGGCGGAACAGTCGCGCATGCACGTCCACGCCCGGAAAGCGGAAGCGCTGCGCCGAGAAGCGTGCCACTTCCTGATCGGTCAGCTGACTACGGATCGGCAGGCTTTCGAAGCTGCGCGCATCTTCCATCAGGCGCTTGAAGCGGCGGCGGTCGCGCGGCTGGATATCGACCAACTGGGCAAGCTGGTCGATTGTGTTGTCCAGCGTGTCCTGCAGCTTGGACGGCGTGATCTCGAGCGTGTACGCCGAATAGTTGCGCGCCAGCACCACGCCGTTGCGGTCCATGATGATGCCGCGATTGGGTTCGATCGGCGCGACCGAGATGCGGTTGTCTTCCGCCTTGGCGGAATACTGCTCGTGCTTGACCTCCTGCAGCCAGAAGAAGCGCGCCAGCAGGAGCCCGAAGCAGACGAGCACGAAAAGGGCGGCCGCCGCCAGCCGCAGGCGGAAGCGCGACAGCTCCTGTTCGACGTTGCGGATTTCGGTCATGCCAAGTGAACGCTAACGGCGGGGTGCATCAGATCGGCCACCTCAGATGGGCCGAGTTTCATCGACGCTCTCCGGGCGACGCTGCGGCGCCAGCAGGAACGCGTTGGCGAACGGCCACAGGGCGGCTTCGATCAGCGGAGGCAGGATGACCTGCCAGTCCGGCAGGTGCGCGCCCATCAGCAGGCGGATGACGATCGGTACCGCATGCGCCAGCACCAGCAGCGGCAGCACATGCAGTGCCTGCGACAGCACCGAAAACCACAGCACGCGCCGGTGAATCGTGATCGCGAAGTACGACAGCATCGTGTAAGCCATCGCGTGTTCGCCAAGCAGACGCGCTTCATGCACGTCCATCAACAGACCCAGCAGGAAGGCCACCACCATGCCCACGCGGCGCGGCTGGTGGATGTTCCAGAACACCAGCACCAGCGCCACCAGATCGGGAATCCACTGCATGTGGCCCCACGGCATCAGATTGAACAGGAATGCCAGCACGAAGCTGAAAGCGATGAAGCCGGGGTTGACCGGGCGCAGCAGGTATTGGGGCGAGTTCATGATCGATGGCCTCGCTTCAGCGTTTTTGCGCTGAATCGGTGTCCAGCGGATTGCCGTCGGCGTCGGTCGGGCGCGGCGGCGGAGTGTTTTCTTCAGCTGCGGGCGTGGGGCCCGGCACATTGGCCTCGGCCGCAGCGCGTGC encodes:
- the mreD gene encoding rod shape-determining protein MreD, yielding MNSPQYLLRPVNPGFIAFSFVLAFLFNLMPWGHMQWIPDLVALVLVFWNIHQPRRVGMVVAFLLGLLMDVHEARLLGEHAMAYTMLSYFAITIHRRVLWFSVLSQALHVLPLLVLAHAVPIVIRLLMGAHLPDWQVILPPLIEAALWPFANAFLLAPQRRPESVDETRPI